A segment of the Crassostrea angulata isolate pt1a10 chromosome 10, ASM2561291v2, whole genome shotgun sequence genome:
GGACGTCCCACTAGGCAAACACATTTGGACCACGGTATATTAGGACTTCATTATGGGCTGCTATATTTAGCATACATAACATTTTTGTCAGGGAAATATAACCTCAAGTATCCAATTAAAAAGCATGTATATTTACGCTGTAGAAAAGTAAATCTTCCATTAGGCGTGACATTACTATggtttttcagtttttttagAGCGTTTGATTCGATTGCAATCGCTTATCgcgatttatttaattttcggTTAAAACTGCTGATACACCAATTGATTTAAATACTTTTCCATGAAAGAGAAGACAGACCGTTCAGTGATATATGAATCAATATCAATGTTGCCAAATTGATCGTGTGTCATGTCACCCAAAAAGAGATATTTGCAGCAAAATCAATTTGATTTGACGACACGacctttaaaaaagtttgcaataCCTCTTTCTCTACATACAGTCTGTTTAGTCGAAGATCAACATAAATCCAAGGGATTTAAAACCTGTGCAAATGCACGGTTTGACCAAAGTTGAAGGATCTAGCGTATATTTACTCttgtatttaaatttcatttcttgtCCGCATTGTTACATGTctaattatgtaaaataaaaaaagtacttgGAACTCACCGGCTGTTCAAAGACGccaaatatgaaaagaaaatttacaatgatcatttcttttattcgtACATGGATTATTACcttcacatgtacatgtcaatTAGAAGtgatatattttgtttcttttaaaggaAAGTGACttgaatttcaatttattttcaatttattttatcttaccCCTTGGTGCCAAGAACATGCGTTTTCGTGGTTATTTTGAGGTTTGAACAGCTTTTTACACCGAATGCATTCGAACACGTTGTGCCCCGCCCTGGATGGGAGTGGGGCTCGACTCCCAAGCGACGTGGTGTCTGAGATGACAGAACTTCCACTATGTCCATTAGCCGGCTTGTAATATTTCTGCAGAACGTTTTCGGTTAAGAATACGCCAGTACTGATATTACCGTTGCTGTTGGCAAGGCTCTCCAGTGACCCAAACTTTCGACTTGTTGACAACCTGCTGCTCTGGAGATTTCTGCTGTGCTCCAGTTCTTGTCTCCTGAGTAAAATGTCCCTCTTCACGTGTTGCTTTGTCAGAAGGGACTTGTGACGGCGAACTTCTCTAGTCGTATTTCTAAACTCGCGAATAATTTGCTGCTTCAGTTTTTTCTCCAAGCATTTTGTCCGACTTTGATGCGTAAACAAATCTCGAAAAAT
Coding sequences within it:
- the LOC128167365 gene encoding E3 ubiquitin-protein ligase PDZRN3-B-like translates to MGLETKLFEGEVDDSFICKLCQKVFLNPVSCSCKHMFCNNCMMKRLQYEKLKHCPICKTKFTGKLAQPSNEFKLQLLQLRINCSNKCGKSVLLGELPDHVSEMCPHTPIKCPNYGKGCRKTIRRCDIKHHLKECDFREVVCEACGHTTIFRDLFTHQSRTKCLEKKLKQQIIREFRNTTREVRRHKSLLTKQHVKRDILLRRQELEHSRNLQSSRLSTSRKFGSLESLANSNGNISTGVFLTENVLQKYYKPANGHSGSSVISDTTSLGSRAPLPSRAGHNVFECIRCKKLFKPQNNHENACSWHQGPVSSKYFFYFT